In Streptomyces sp. NBC_01717, one DNA window encodes the following:
- the pta gene encoding phosphate acetyltransferase, whose amino-acid sequence MTRSVYVTGIDRGDGRQVVDLGVMELLTRQVDRVGVFRPLVHDSPDRLFELLRARYRLSQDPSSVYGLDYAEASALQAEKGTDELVSRLVDRFHQVARMYEVVLVLGTDFAATQLPDELALNARLANEFGASVIVVVGGKGQDAESVRAETRNAYRAYAGLGCDVLEMVVNRVAAEDREIIAERLTARLPVPCSVLPDDAALSAPTVAQITAALGGTVLLGDDAGLARDALDFVFGGAMLPNLLNALTPGCLVVTPGDRADLVVGALAAHSAGTPPIAGLLLTLDERPGEEILKLAARLAPGTPVVSVAGGSFPTAGELFTLEGKLNAATPRKAETALGLFERHVDTPALLDRISVARSGRVTPMMFEHELLEQARADRRRVVLPEGTEERVLRAADVLLRRDVCDLTLLGDLDVIRKKAADLGVDLADTQLIDPQTSELRQTFAERYAQLRAHRGVTVELAYDVVSDVNYFGTLMVQEGLADGMVSGAVHSTAATIRPAFEIIKSKGAARSASGRAAAGDGRARADASIVSSVFFMCLADKVLVYGDCAVNPDPDAEQLADIAVQSAVTAARFGVEPRIAMLSYSTGTSGTGADVDKVRQATDRVRESRPDLRIEGPIQYDAAVEPSVAATKLPGSEVAGQATVLIFPDLNTGNNTYKAVQRSAGAVAVGPVLQGLRKPVNDLSRGALVQDIVNTVAITAIQAQAQE is encoded by the coding sequence GACCGGGGAGACGGCCGCCAGGTCGTCGATCTGGGAGTCATGGAGCTCCTGACGCGTCAGGTGGACCGGGTCGGGGTGTTCCGGCCCCTGGTCCACGACAGCCCTGACCGGCTGTTCGAGTTGCTGCGGGCCCGCTACCGGCTCAGCCAGGACCCGTCGTCGGTCTATGGCCTGGACTATGCGGAGGCGTCCGCGCTGCAGGCGGAGAAGGGTACCGACGAACTGGTCTCGCGGCTCGTCGACCGCTTCCATCAGGTGGCCCGGATGTACGAGGTGGTGCTGGTCCTCGGCACCGACTTCGCGGCCACCCAGCTCCCCGACGAGCTGGCACTCAACGCCCGGCTGGCCAATGAGTTCGGCGCCTCGGTGATCGTGGTGGTCGGCGGGAAGGGGCAGGACGCGGAGTCCGTGCGGGCCGAGACGCGCAATGCCTACCGGGCGTACGCCGGTCTGGGTTGCGACGTCCTCGAGATGGTGGTGAACCGGGTGGCGGCCGAGGACCGCGAGATCATCGCCGAGCGGCTGACGGCGCGGCTGCCCGTGCCGTGTTCGGTCCTGCCGGACGACGCCGCGCTCTCCGCGCCGACCGTCGCCCAGATCACCGCGGCGCTCGGCGGCACCGTACTGCTGGGCGACGACGCGGGGCTGGCCCGGGACGCGCTGGACTTCGTCTTCGGCGGTGCGATGCTGCCGAATCTGCTGAACGCACTGACGCCCGGCTGTCTGGTGGTCACGCCCGGGGACCGGGCGGATCTGGTGGTCGGCGCACTGGCCGCGCACAGCGCGGGCACCCCGCCCATCGCGGGTCTGCTGCTGACGCTGGACGAGCGCCCCGGCGAGGAGATACTCAAGCTGGCCGCACGGCTCGCGCCGGGCACCCCGGTCGTGTCGGTGGCCGGCGGCTCCTTCCCCACCGCGGGAGAACTCTTCACACTGGAGGGCAAGTTGAACGCGGCGACGCCCCGCAAGGCGGAGACCGCACTCGGCCTCTTCGAGCGCCATGTGGACACGCCCGCCCTGCTGGACCGGATCTCGGTGGCCCGCAGCGGCCGCGTCACGCCGATGATGTTCGAGCACGAGCTGCTTGAGCAGGCCCGCGCGGACCGGCGCCGGGTGGTGCTGCCGGAGGGCACCGAGGAGCGGGTGCTGCGCGCCGCCGATGTGCTGCTGCGCCGCGACGTCTGCGATCTCACCCTTCTCGGCGACCTGGACGTCATCCGGAAGAAGGCGGCCGACCTCGGCGTCGACCTTGCCGACACCCAGCTGATCGACCCGCAGACCTCCGAGCTGCGCCAGACGTTCGCGGAACGGTACGCACAGCTGCGCGCGCACCGCGGCGTCACGGTGGAGCTGGCCTACGACGTCGTCTCGGACGTGAACTACTTCGGCACCCTGATGGTCCAGGAGGGCCTGGCCGACGGGATGGTCTCCGGGGCCGTGCACTCCACCGCGGCGACGATCCGCCCCGCCTTCGAGATCATCAAGAGCAAGGGGGCCGCGCGGAGCGCGTCAGGCAGGGCGGCGGCGGGAGACGGGAGGGCCCGGGCGGACGCGTCGATCGTGTCGTCCGTCTTCTTCATGTGCCTCGCCGACAAGGTCCTGGTGTACGGCGACTGCGCGGTGAACCCGGACCCGGACGCGGAGCAGCTCGCGGACATCGCCGTCCAGTCCGCCGTCACGGCCGCCCGCTTCGGTGTGGAGCCGCGGATCGCGATGCTCTCCTACTCGACGGGCACCTCGGGCACGGGGGCCGACGTCGACAAGGTGCGCCAGGCGACGGACCGGGTGCGCGAGAGCCGGCCGGACCTCAGGATCGAGGGCCCGATCCAGTACGACGCGGCGGTCGAGCCGAGCGTGGCCGCGACCAAGCTGCCCGGTTCGGAGGTGGCGGGGCAGGCGACCGTGCTGATCTTCCCGGACCTGAACACCGGCAACAACACGTACAAGGCCGTGCAGCGCTCGGCGGGCGCCGTGGCTGTGGGGCCGGTGCTCCAGGGGCTGCGCAAGCCCGTCAACGACCTGTCGCGCGGTGCGCTGGTCCAGGACATCGTCAACACCGTGGCCATCACGGCGATCCAGGCGCAGGCCCAGGAGTGA
- a CDS encoding acetate kinase — translation MTTTTKEGSAVVQARRVLVLNSGSSSVKYQLLDMNDRSRLAIGLVERIGEETSRLLHTPLTGGDAETRERTGRIADHAAALKAAAEELAADGLGLDSPELAAIGHRVVHGGLRFTEPTVITDEVLTEIERLVPVAPLHNPANITGIRTAQALRPDLPQVAVFDTAFHTTMPEYAARYAIDVETADAHRIRRYGFHGTSHAYVSRKAAELLGRAPEEVNVIVLHLGNGASASAVAAGRCVETSMGLTPLEGLVMGTRSGDIDPAVTFHLKRVAGMSTDEIDVLLNKKSGLVGLCGDNDMREIRRRIDEGDERAALAFDIYVHRLKKYIGAYSAVLGRVDAVVFTAGVGENSAPVREAAIAGLEELGLVVDAGLNAVRSGEPRLISPNYARVAVAVVPTDEELEIADQTFALVGQAEPAGQQVPVGQVDN, via the coding sequence ATGACCACCACCACGAAGGAAGGTTCCGCCGTCGTGCAGGCCCGTCGCGTACTCGTCCTCAACTCCGGCTCCTCGTCGGTGAAGTACCAGCTCCTCGACATGAACGACCGCTCCCGGCTCGCGATCGGTCTGGTCGAGCGGATCGGCGAGGAGACCTCCCGTCTGCTGCACACCCCGCTGACCGGGGGCGACGCCGAGACACGTGAGCGCACCGGCAGGATCGCCGACCACGCGGCGGCGCTGAAGGCGGCGGCCGAGGAGCTGGCCGCCGACGGGCTGGGCCTGGACTCCCCCGAGCTGGCGGCGATCGGCCACCGGGTGGTGCACGGCGGACTGCGGTTCACCGAGCCCACCGTCATCACCGACGAGGTGCTGACGGAGATCGAGCGGCTCGTCCCGGTGGCGCCGCTGCACAACCCGGCGAACATCACCGGCATCCGTACCGCGCAGGCGCTGCGCCCCGATCTGCCGCAGGTCGCCGTCTTCGACACCGCGTTCCACACGACGATGCCGGAGTACGCGGCGCGGTACGCGATCGACGTGGAGACCGCCGACGCGCACCGGATCCGCCGCTACGGCTTCCACGGCACTTCGCACGCGTACGTCTCCCGCAAGGCCGCCGAGCTGCTGGGACGCGCCCCCGAGGAGGTCAATGTCATCGTGCTGCACCTGGGCAACGGCGCCTCGGCCTCGGCGGTGGCGGCCGGCCGGTGCGTGGAGACGTCGATGGGGCTGACCCCGCTGGAGGGGTTGGTGATGGGGACCCGGTCCGGGGACATCGACCCGGCGGTCACCTTTCATCTGAAGCGGGTGGCAGGGATGTCCACCGACGAGATCGACGTCCTGCTGAACAAGAAGAGCGGTCTGGTCGGGCTCTGCGGGGACAACGACATGCGGGAGATCCGGCGCCGGATCGACGAGGGCGACGAGCGGGCGGCCCTGGCGTTCGACATCTACGTGCACCGGCTGAAGAAGTACATCGGCGCCTATTCGGCGGTCCTCGGGCGGGTGGATGCCGTGGTGTTCACGGCGGGGGTCGGGGAGAACTCGGCGCCGGTACGGGAGGCTGCGATCGCCGGTCTGGAGGAGCTCGGCCTGGTGGTGGACGCCGGTCTCAACGCCGTGCGGTCCGGCGAACCGAGGCTGATCTCGCCCAACTACGCGCGGGTCGCGGTCGCCGTGGTGCCGACGGACGAGGAGCTGGAGATCGCCGACCAGACCTTCGCACTGGTCGGACAGGCCGAACCGGCCGGACAGCAGGTTCCGGTCGGACAGGTCGACAACTGA
- the pyk gene encoding pyruvate kinase, with the protein MRRSKIVCTLGPAVDSHEQLVALIEAGMSVARFNFSHGSHEEHQGRYDRVRKAAAETGRAVGVLADLQGPKIRLAKFAEGPVELVRGDEFTITTEDVPGDKSICGTTYKGLPSDVAKGDPILINDGNVELKVVAVDGPRVRSIVIEGGVISDHKGINLPGAAVNVPALSEKDVEDLRFALRMGCDLVALSFVRDASDVKDVHKVMDEEGRRVPVIAKVEKPQAVEHMEGVVMAFDGVMVARGDLAVEYPLEKVPMVQKRLVELCRRNAKPVIVATQMMESMITNSRPTRAEASDVANAILDGADAVMLSAESSVGAYPIETVKTMSKIVVAAEEELLSKGLQPLVPGKKPRTQGGSVARAACEIADFLNGKALVAFTKSGDTARRLSRYRAAQPILAFTTDESTRNQLALSWGVEAHVVPHVDNTDAMVDLVDAELLKLSRYNAGDTMVITAGSPPGVPGTTNMVRVHHVGGGARD; encoded by the coding sequence ATGCGCCGTTCCAAAATCGTCTGCACCCTCGGTCCCGCCGTCGACTCCCATGAGCAGCTCGTCGCTCTGATCGAGGCCGGCATGAGCGTGGCCCGTTTCAACTTCAGCCACGGCTCCCACGAGGAACACCAGGGCCGTTACGACCGCGTCCGCAAGGCGGCCGCCGAGACGGGCCGGGCGGTGGGCGTGCTCGCCGACCTCCAGGGCCCGAAGATCCGCCTGGCGAAGTTCGCCGAGGGCCCCGTCGAACTGGTCCGCGGGGACGAGTTCACCATCACCACCGAGGACGTCCCCGGTGACAAGTCGATCTGCGGTACGACCTACAAGGGTCTGCCGAGCGACGTCGCCAAGGGCGACCCGATCCTGATCAACGACGGCAACGTCGAGCTGAAGGTCGTCGCGGTCGACGGCCCCCGGGTCAGGAGCATCGTCATCGAGGGCGGGGTCATCTCCGACCACAAGGGCATCAACCTGCCCGGTGCCGCGGTGAACGTCCCGGCCCTGTCCGAGAAGGACGTGGAGGACCTCCGGTTCGCCCTGCGGATGGGCTGCGACCTGGTCGCACTCTCCTTCGTGCGGGACGCCAGCGACGTCAAGGACGTCCACAAGGTGATGGACGAGGAGGGCCGTCGGGTCCCCGTCATCGCCAAGGTGGAGAAGCCGCAGGCCGTCGAGCACATGGAGGGCGTCGTCATGGCGTTCGACGGTGTCATGGTCGCCCGTGGCGACCTGGCCGTCGAATACCCCCTGGAGAAGGTCCCGATGGTGCAGAAGCGCCTGGTGGAGCTCTGCCGGCGGAACGCCAAGCCGGTGATCGTGGCGACCCAGATGATGGAGTCGATGATCACCAACTCGCGGCCGACGCGCGCCGAGGCGTCCGACGTCGCGAACGCGATCCTGGACGGCGCGGACGCGGTCATGCTGTCCGCCGAGTCCAGCGTCGGCGCATACCCGATCGAGACGGTCAAGACGATGTCGAAGATCGTCGTCGCAGCCGAGGAGGAACTGCTCTCCAAGGGCCTGCAGCCGCTGGTGCCGGGCAAGAAGCCCCGTACCCAGGGTGGTTCGGTGGCCCGCGCGGCCTGCGAGATCGCGGACTTCCTGAACGGCAAGGCGCTGGTCGCCTTCACCAAGTCCGGTGACACGGCCCGCCGGCTCTCCCGCTACCGCGCCGCACAACCGATCCTGGCCTTCACCACCGACGAGTCCACCCGTAACCAGCTCGCGCTGAGCTGGGGCGTCGAGGCCCACGTCGTGCCGCACGTGGACAACACCGACGCCATGGTGGACCTCGTCGACGCGGAGCTGCTGAAGCTGAGCCGCTACAACGCGGGCGACACGATGGTCATCACGGCCGGTTCGCCCCCCGGCGTCCCCGGCACCACCAACATGGTCCGGGTGCATCACGTGGGCGGCGGCGCCCGCGACTGA
- a CDS encoding DUF6114 domain-containing protein — protein sequence MSAETTGSRDSAYWRLRFRAWRHTRPFWAGLLTALGGAPIAYFPYANLKLGHVTLAMATTAGAGSLIIGVLLVTLGLTMWYHQIVRVFAGVASILLALVSIPVSNLGGFVVGFLLAMIGGCLALSWAPGTPTGEQPAKHAAGRSPKGPEAPEGSAPHGTEPQLGAGPTYSPGPAPWSDDSTNGKVEANGGRNSAG from the coding sequence ATGAGCGCCGAGACCACAGGTTCCCGCGACTCCGCCTACTGGCGGCTGCGGTTCCGTGCCTGGCGGCACACCCGGCCGTTCTGGGCCGGCCTGCTCACCGCACTCGGTGGGGCGCCGATCGCGTACTTCCCGTACGCCAATCTCAAGCTCGGCCACGTCACGCTGGCCATGGCGACCACGGCGGGTGCGGGCTCACTGATCATCGGTGTACTGCTGGTCACGCTCGGTCTGACCATGTGGTACCACCAAATTGTCCGGGTGTTCGCCGGTGTCGCCTCGATCCTGTTGGCGCTGGTCTCCATTCCGGTGTCCAACCTCGGCGGTTTCGTGGTCGGGTTCCTGCTCGCCATGATCGGCGGCTGCCTCGCCCTGTCCTGGGCCCCGGGCACGCCCACAGGTGAGCAGCCGGCCAAGCACGCGGCCGGACGTTCCCCGAAGGGCCCGGAAGCTCCTGAGGGTTCGGCGCCTCACGGCACGGAACCTCAGCTCGGCGCCGGACCTACGTACAGCCCGGGTCCCGCTCCGTGGAGCGACGACAGCACGAACGGCAAAGTTGAAGCCAACGGCGGGAGGAACAGTGCGGGGTGA
- a CDS encoding DUF6230 family protein: MESQVRGGTRWKRFALVMVPSVALTAAVGVSLAQGALAASFSVSGQSFKVTAEHLDGKGFSQYGGIDAGYAELKGDKKTLHPVAISSFKSADITGMCQSVVTPDIPLLGSVSLQLKAGGGGTPVHAENLYLDVADLDADATFTNIDIGVAAKDATKGPKIKDGENVNENGFAQQADRAVLDNVKQKAWATTAGTFKLNGLSMRLYNGVKECY; the protein is encoded by the coding sequence ATGGAGTCCCAAGTTCGTGGCGGGACCAGATGGAAGCGGTTCGCTCTCGTCATGGTGCCGAGCGTGGCCCTGACGGCAGCGGTAGGTGTGTCCCTTGCACAGGGTGCGCTGGCCGCTTCGTTCAGCGTCTCCGGCCAGTCGTTCAAGGTGACAGCGGAGCACCTGGACGGCAAGGGCTTCTCGCAGTACGGCGGTATAGACGCCGGCTACGCGGAGCTCAAGGGTGACAAGAAGACCCTGCACCCGGTCGCTATCTCGTCGTTCAAGTCGGCCGACATCACGGGCATGTGCCAGTCCGTGGTCACGCCGGACATCCCGCTCCTCGGGTCCGTCAGCCTCCAGCTGAAGGCCGGCGGCGGCGGTACCCCGGTTCACGCCGAGAACCTGTACCTCGACGTTGCGGATCTGGACGCCGACGCCACGTTCACCAACATCGACATCGGTGTTGCGGCGAAGGACGCCACCAAGGGTCCGAAGATCAAGGACGGCGAGAACGTCAACGAGAACGGCTTCGCCCAGCAGGCGGACCGCGCGGTTCTCGACAACGTGAAGCAGAAGGCGTGGGCGACCACCGCCGGCACCTTCAAGCTCAACGGCCTGAGCATGCGCCTCTACAACGGCGTCAAGGAGTGCTACTAA
- a CDS encoding tetratricopeptide repeat protein, producing MQPRNMSMSGVVDLAAVKAAGEAKVKAEQARAETARQGGGGAVPPSALVIDVDEAGFERDVLQRSAEVPVVIDFWAEWCEPCKQLGPLLERLAQEYNGRFLLAKVDVDANQMLMQQFGIQGIPAVFAVVAGQALPLFQGAAPEAQIRQTLDQLIQVGEERFGLTGIAVDAAAAGPEGAEQGPAEVPAGPYDALLEAAVRALDANDFAGAVQAYKNVLSDDPANTEAKLGLAQAELLSRVRDMDPQQVRDDAAEKPGDVAAQIAAADLDLVGGHVEDAFGRLVETVRRNFGDDRDAARLRLLELFEVIGPEDPRVVAARTALARVLF from the coding sequence ATGCAGCCTAGGAACATGTCCATGAGCGGCGTCGTCGACCTCGCCGCGGTGAAGGCGGCCGGCGAGGCCAAGGTGAAGGCGGAGCAGGCCCGTGCCGAGACCGCCCGGCAGGGCGGCGGCGGCGCCGTACCTCCGTCCGCCCTGGTGATCGATGTCGATGAGGCGGGCTTCGAGCGCGACGTTCTCCAGCGCTCCGCCGAGGTCCCCGTCGTCATCGACTTCTGGGCCGAGTGGTGCGAGCCGTGCAAGCAGTTGGGGCCGCTCCTTGAGCGGCTGGCCCAGGAGTACAACGGCCGCTTCCTGCTGGCCAAGGTCGATGTCGATGCCAACCAGATGCTGATGCAGCAGTTCGGTATCCAGGGCATCCCGGCGGTCTTCGCCGTCGTCGCCGGGCAGGCCCTCCCGCTCTTCCAGGGCGCGGCCCCGGAGGCCCAGATCCGGCAGACCCTGGACCAGCTGATCCAGGTCGGCGAGGAGCGGTTCGGTCTCACCGGGATCGCGGTCGACGCGGCCGCGGCCGGTCCGGAGGGAGCCGAGCAGGGCCCGGCCGAGGTTCCGGCCGGTCCGTACGACGCGCTGCTCGAAGCGGCGGTCCGGGCGCTGGACGCCAACGACTTCGCCGGCGCCGTCCAGGCGTACAAGAACGTGCTCTCCGACGACCCGGCCAACACCGAGGCCAAACTGGGTCTCGCTCAGGCCGAACTGCTCTCCCGGGTGCGGGACATGGACCCGCAGCAGGTCCGCGACGACGCCGCCGAGAAGCCGGGCGATGTGGCGGCGCAGATCGCCGCCGCCGATCTGGACCTGGTCGGCGGTCATGTCGAGGACGCCTTCGGGCGGCTCGTCGAGACCGTGCGCCGCAATTTCGGTGACGACCGGGACGCGGCGCGGCTGCGCCTCCTCGAGCTGTTCGAGGTGATCGGCCCGGAGGACCCGCGCGTCGTCGCCGCCCGCACGGCGCTGGCCCGGGTCCTGTTCTGA
- a CDS encoding TetR/AcrR family transcriptional regulator: protein MLSDGHPKPARTGRPRSAAADEAILEACRASLVDLGWSKLTMGDVATRAGVAKTTLYRRWAGKNELVVDAVAVLFDELELPDLGSLSADVQGVVLQFAGLLERPETRTALMAVVAESTRDEALRARIRDSIVDRQKRLVLLGRQRAQRRGELPVEADEATAAMTADLIFDVIAGAVVHRALVSAEPVDEDWARRFTVLLLAGLGAAVAT, encoded by the coding sequence ATGCTGAGCGACGGCCACCCCAAACCCGCCCGAACGGGACGACCGCGCAGCGCCGCGGCCGATGAAGCGATCCTGGAAGCCTGCCGGGCCTCGCTGGTCGACCTCGGCTGGTCGAAGCTGACGATGGGTGACGTGGCCACACGGGCCGGGGTCGCAAAGACGACCCTCTACCGCCGCTGGGCCGGAAAGAACGAACTGGTCGTCGACGCCGTCGCGGTCCTCTTCGACGAGCTGGAACTGCCTGATCTGGGCAGCCTGTCGGCCGATGTGCAGGGCGTGGTGCTGCAGTTCGCCGGGCTGCTGGAGCGGCCGGAGACCAGGACCGCGCTGATGGCCGTCGTCGCCGAGTCGACCCGCGACGAGGCGCTGCGGGCCCGGATCCGCGACTCGATCGTGGACCGGCAGAAGCGGCTCGTGCTACTGGGACGGCAACGGGCGCAGCGGCGCGGCGAGTTGCCCGTCGAAGCGGACGAGGCGACGGCGGCCATGACGGCCGACCTGATCTTCGATGTGATCGCCGGTGCGGTCGTGCACCGGGCACTGGTGAGCGCCGAGCCCGTCGACGAGGACTGGGCCCGGCGCTTCACCGTTCTGCTGCTCGCGGGGCTGGGCGCGGCGGTCGCCACGTAA
- a CDS encoding acyl-CoA mutase large subunit family protein, whose translation MDADAIEEGRRRWQARYDKARKRDADFTTLSGDPVEPAYGPRPGDTYEGFERIGWPGEYPFTRGLYPTGYRGRTWTIRQFAGFGNAEQTNERYKMILAAGGGGLSVAFDMPTLMGRDSDEPRSLGEVGHCGVAIDSAADMEVLFKDIPLGDVTTSMTISGPAVPVFCMYLVAAERQGVDPGVLNGTLQTDIFKEYIAQKEWLFQPEPHLRLIGDLMEHCAAAIPAYKPLSVSGYHIREAGATAAQELAYTLADGFGYVELGLSRGLDVDTFAPGLSFFFDAHLDFFEEIAKFRAARRIWARWMKEVYGAKTDKAQWLRFHTQTAGVSLTAQQPYNNVVRTAVEALSAVLGGTNSLHTNALDETLALPSEQAAEIALRTQQVLMEETGVANVADPLGGSWYVEQLTDRIEADAEKIFDQIKERGTRAHPDGQHPVGPMTSGILRGIEDGWFTGEIAESAFRYQQSLEKGDKRVVGVNVHHGSVTGDLEILRVSHEVEREQVRELADRKAARDDARVRASLDAMLAAARDGSNMIGPMLDAVRAEATLGEICGVLRDEWGTYTEPPGF comes from the coding sequence ATGGACGCTGACGCGATCGAGGAAGGCCGCCGACGCTGGCAGGCCCGTTACGACAAGGCCCGCAAGCGTGACGCGGACTTCACCACGCTCTCCGGGGACCCGGTCGAGCCCGCGTACGGGCCCCGCCCCGGGGACACCTACGAGGGCTTCGAGCGGATCGGCTGGCCGGGCGAGTACCCGTTCACCCGGGGGCTCTATCCGACCGGCTACCGCGGCCGCACCTGGACCATCCGCCAGTTCGCCGGCTTCGGCAACGCCGAGCAGACCAACGAGCGGTACAAGATGATCCTCGCCGCGGGCGGCGGCGGGCTCAGCGTCGCCTTCGACATGCCGACGCTGATGGGCCGCGACTCGGACGAGCCGCGCTCGCTCGGCGAGGTCGGGCACTGCGGTGTCGCCATCGACTCCGCCGCCGACATGGAGGTCCTCTTCAAGGACATCCCGCTCGGCGATGTCACGACGTCCATGACGATCAGCGGCCCCGCCGTCCCCGTCTTCTGCATGTACCTGGTCGCCGCCGAGCGCCAGGGCGTCGACCCCGGGGTGCTGAACGGCACGCTCCAGACCGACATCTTCAAGGAGTACATCGCGCAGAAGGAGTGGCTCTTCCAGCCCGAGCCCCATCTGCGCCTGATCGGCGACCTGATGGAGCACTGCGCCGCCGCCATCCCCGCGTACAAGCCGCTCTCGGTCTCCGGCTACCACATCCGCGAGGCCGGGGCGACGGCCGCGCAGGAGCTCGCGTACACCCTCGCCGACGGCTTCGGCTACGTGGAGCTCGGCCTCTCCCGCGGGCTCGACGTCGACACCTTCGCCCCCGGGCTCTCCTTCTTCTTCGACGCGCACCTCGACTTCTTCGAGGAGATCGCCAAGTTCCGCGCGGCCCGCCGGATCTGGGCCCGCTGGATGAAGGAGGTGTACGGGGCGAAGACCGACAAGGCGCAGTGGCTCCGCTTCCACACCCAGACCGCCGGGGTCTCCCTCACCGCCCAGCAGCCGTACAACAACGTCGTACGGACCGCGGTCGAGGCCCTGTCCGCCGTCCTCGGCGGCACCAACTCGCTGCACACCAACGCCCTCGACGAGACCCTCGCACTCCCCTCCGAGCAGGCCGCCGAGATCGCGCTGCGCACCCAGCAGGTGCTGATGGAGGAGACCGGTGTCGCCAATGTGGCGGACCCGCTGGGCGGCTCCTGGTACGTCGAGCAGCTCACCGACCGGATCGAGGCCGACGCCGAGAAGATCTTCGACCAGATCAAGGAGCGCGGCACCAGGGCGCATCCGGACGGGCAGCACCCCGTCGGGCCGATGACCTCCGGCATCCTGCGCGGGATCGAGGACGGCTGGTTCACCGGCGAGATCGCCGAGTCCGCCTTCCGGTACCAGCAGTCGCTGGAGAAGGGGGACAAGCGGGTCGTGGGCGTCAATGTCCACCACGGCTCGGTCACCGGCGACCTGGAGATCCTGCGGGTCAGCCACGAGGTCGAGCGCGAGCAGGTCCGCGAGCTCGCCGACCGCAAGGCCGCCCGAGACGACGCCCGGGTCCGCGCCTCACTGGACGCGATGCTGGCCGCCGCCCGCGACGGCTCGAACATGATCGGACCGATGCTCGACGCGGTACGGGCCGAGGCGACGCTCGGTGAGATCTGCGGGGTCCTGCGCGACGAGTGGGGCACATACACCGAGCCGCCCGGCTTCTGA
- a CDS encoding DUF3817 domain-containing protein, which produces MKRSVLTRYRVMAYVTAVMLLVLCTCMVFKYGFDTGEGLTLVVSQIHGVLYIIYLIFAFDLGSKAKWPMGKLLWVLISGTIPTAAFFVERKVVREIEPLVADGSPVTAKA; this is translated from the coding sequence ATGAAACGCAGCGTGCTGACCCGGTACCGGGTGATGGCCTACGTCACCGCCGTCATGTTGCTGGTGCTCTGCACCTGCATGGTCTTCAAGTACGGCTTCGACACCGGTGAGGGTCTGACGCTCGTCGTCTCCCAGATCCACGGTGTGCTGTACATCATCTACCTGATCTTCGCCTTCGACCTGGGCTCCAAGGCGAAGTGGCCGATGGGAAAGCTCCTCTGGGTGCTGATCTCCGGCACGATCCCGACCGCCGCGTTCTTCGTCGAGCGCAAGGTCGTGCGTGAGATCGAGCCGCTGGTCGCGGACGGCTCCCCGGTGACCGCCAAGGCCTGA
- a CDS encoding MarR family winged helix-turn-helix transcriptional regulator, whose product MPKPLSLPFDPIARADELWQQRWGPVPAMGAITSIMRAQQILLAEVDAVVKPYGLTFARYEALVLLTFSKAGELPMSKIGERLMVHPTSVTNTVDRLVRSGLVAKRPNPNDGRGTLASITGKGREVVEAATRELVDMEFGLGAYDAEECAEIFAMLRPLRIAAHDFEEK is encoded by the coding sequence GTGCCGAAGCCGCTCAGTCTCCCGTTCGATCCCATCGCCCGCGCCGACGAACTCTGGCAGCAGCGCTGGGGTCCGGTCCCCGCGATGGGGGCGATCACCTCGATCATGCGTGCGCAGCAGATCCTGCTCGCCGAGGTCGACGCGGTCGTCAAACCGTACGGGCTGACCTTCGCGCGGTACGAGGCGCTGGTGCTGCTCACCTTCTCCAAGGCGGGCGAGCTGCCGATGTCCAAGATCGGCGAGCGGCTGATGGTCCACCCCACCTCCGTCACGAACACGGTGGACCGGCTGGTCAGGTCCGGTCTGGTCGCCAAGCGGCCCAACCCGAACGACGGTCGCGGCACGCTCGCCTCGATCACCGGGAAGGGCCGCGAAGTGGTCGAGGCGGCCACCCGGGAACTGGTGGACATGGAGTTCGGACTCGGGGCGTACGACGCCGAGGAGTGCGCGGAGATCTTCGCCATGCTGCGTCCGCTGCGGATCGCGGCCCACGACTTCGAAGAGAAATAG